One stretch of Pseudomonas azotoformans DNA includes these proteins:
- a CDS encoding tRNA dihydrouridine synthase: MQIALAPMEGLVDNILRDVLTRVGGIDWCVTEFIRVNDRLLTPAYFHKLAPELLHGAHTAAGVPLRVQLLGSDPVCLAENAALACELGSQVIDLNFGCPAKTVNKSRGGAVLLKEPELLNQIVEHVRRAVPAHIPVTAKMRLGFDSPDGALVCATALAEGGAAHIVVHARTKTDGYKPPAHWEWIPRVQDVVKVPVFANGDIWSVEDWKRCREISGAEDIMLGRGLVARPDLARQIAAARAGEEVVEMTWAQMQPMLQDFWTQSVAQLTERQAPGRLKQWLAMLTRNYPEAVELFTAMRRETELAQVSRLLGMVPVDTQ, translated from the coding sequence ATGCAAATTGCTTTGGCGCCCATGGAGGGGTTGGTCGACAACATCCTGCGGGACGTGCTGACCCGTGTCGGCGGTATCGACTGGTGCGTGACCGAGTTCATCCGCGTCAACGACCGCCTGCTCACCCCTGCGTATTTCCATAAGCTCGCTCCGGAACTGCTGCACGGTGCCCACACCGCTGCCGGTGTGCCGCTGCGCGTGCAGTTGCTCGGCTCCGACCCGGTGTGCCTGGCGGAAAACGCCGCCCTGGCCTGTGAGCTCGGTTCCCAGGTCATCGACCTCAACTTCGGTTGCCCGGCCAAGACCGTCAACAAGTCCCGTGGCGGTGCGGTACTGCTCAAGGAGCCGGAGCTGCTCAACCAGATCGTCGAGCACGTACGCCGTGCTGTGCCGGCGCACATCCCGGTGACTGCCAAGATGCGCCTGGGTTTCGACAGCCCGGACGGCGCCCTGGTCTGCGCCACGGCCCTGGCCGAAGGCGGCGCGGCGCATATCGTGGTGCATGCGCGTACCAAAACGGATGGCTACAAGCCGCCCGCGCACTGGGAATGGATCCCGCGGGTGCAGGATGTGGTCAAGGTGCCGGTGTTCGCCAATGGCGATATCTGGAGCGTCGAAGACTGGAAGCGTTGCCGCGAAATCAGCGGTGCCGAAGACATCATGCTGGGCCGTGGCCTGGTGGCGCGCCCGGACCTGGCGCGGCAGATCGCTGCGGCGCGGGCGGGTGAGGAGGTGGTTGAAATGACCTGGGCGCAGATGCAGCCCATGCTCCAGGACTTCTGGACCCAGTCGGTGGCGCAACTGACCGAGCGTCAGGCACCAGGTCGTTTGAAGCAATGGCTGGCGATGCTGACGCGCAACTATCCGGAAGCGGTGGAGCTGTTTACGGCCATGCGCCGGGAAACCGAGCTGGCACAAGTGAGCCGTTTGCTCGGTATGGTGCCGGTAGACACGCAGTGA
- a CDS encoding acyl-CoA thioesterase yields the protein MGWDLATPFIIDLQVAPEDIDGLGHANNAVYVSWLERCAWRHSQRLGLDLSEYRRLDRAMAVVRHEIDYLAAGYEGDELQLATWIVDWDQRLKMTRRFQLVRPRDGATLLRAQTTFVCIELSTGKPKRMPAEFLDGYGPALTGG from the coding sequence ATGGGCTGGGATTTGGCAACGCCGTTTATCATCGATCTGCAGGTTGCTCCTGAAGATATCGACGGCCTGGGGCACGCCAATAACGCGGTATACGTGTCCTGGCTGGAGCGCTGCGCCTGGCGCCACTCCCAGCGCCTGGGCCTGGACCTGAGCGAATATCGCCGCCTGGATCGCGCCATGGCCGTGGTGCGCCATGAGATCGATTACCTGGCCGCTGGCTATGAAGGCGATGAGCTGCAACTGGCCACCTGGATCGTCGACTGGGACCAGCGCCTGAAAATGACCCGGCGCTTCCAACTGGTCCGCCCCCGTGACGGCGCGACCCTGTTGCGTGCACAAACCACCTTCGTCTGCATTGAGCTGTCCACCGGCAAGCCCAAGCGCATGCCGGCTGAATTCCTCGACGGTTATGGCCCCGCCCTGACAGGGGGTTAA
- a CDS encoding alpha/beta hydrolase — MGTLTWIRRFNGTLGHLAPQTVANRMRRAFMTPRDLPPRDWELPLLAQSERITLRFGLSALRWGQGPAVLLMHGWEGRPTQFASLITALVDNGYSVIALDGPAHGRSPGREAHVLLFARAMLEAAAELPPLHAVIGHSMGGASAMLAVQLGLRTEALVSIAAPSRFLDVLRGFTKMVGLPARARSAFIQEVEQTFGMPLKHLDVAHYQMNIPGLIVHAEDDTFVPVKASQAIHEAWFDSRLLRLEQGGHQKVLADPRVIDGVLALLAGARLQERQSA; from the coding sequence ATGGGCACGCTTACCTGGATTCGTCGTTTCAACGGCACGCTGGGGCACCTGGCACCACAAACGGTCGCCAATCGCATGCGTCGCGCCTTCATGACGCCCCGCGACCTGCCGCCACGTGACTGGGAACTGCCGCTACTGGCGCAATCGGAGCGCATCACCCTGCGTTTCGGCTTGTCCGCGTTGCGCTGGGGCCAGGGGCCGGCGGTGCTGTTGATGCACGGTTGGGAAGGGCGCCCCACCCAATTTGCCAGCCTGATCACCGCATTGGTCGATAACGGCTACTCGGTGATTGCCCTTGATGGTCCTGCCCATGGCCGTTCGCCGGGGCGTGAAGCCCATGTGCTGCTGTTTGCCCGCGCCATGCTCGAAGCTGCCGCCGAGTTGCCGCCGCTGCACGCCGTGATCGGCCACTCCATGGGCGGCGCCAGTGCGATGCTGGCGGTGCAGTTGGGGCTGCGCACCGAGGCGTTGGTGAGTATCGCCGCGCCGTCGCGCTTTCTGGATGTGCTGCGTGGTTTTACCAAGATGGTTGGTTTGCCGGCGCGGGCACGTTCAGCATTTATCCAGGAGGTCGAGCAGACCTTCGGAATGCCGCTCAAGCATCTGGATGTGGCCCACTACCAGATGAATATTCCCGGCCTGATCGTGCACGCCGAAGACGATACCTTCGTTCCGGTCAAAGCCTCCCAGGCCATTCACGAAGCCTGGTTCGACAGTCGCCTGTTGCGGCTGGAGCAGGGCGGTCACCAGAAAGTCTTGGCCGATCCGCGCGTGATCGATGGTGTGCTGGCGTTGCTGGCCGGTGCTCGTTTACAGGAGCGGCAAAGCGCCTGA
- a CDS encoding TetR/AcrR family transcriptional regulator: MSDKKAQTRERILQAASAALIQRGPAEPSVGEVMGAAGLTVGGFYAHFESKDALMLEAFTQLLAKRRASIDDMDSQLTGEERRSLVAAFYLSRKHRDSTAQACPIPATVGEMSRLPDEFRQALNEHCELMAAQLAASPEDTDKALADMALMIGGLALARALGPGELSDRVLRAAKSAVR; encoded by the coding sequence ATGAGCGATAAAAAAGCGCAAACCCGCGAACGCATTTTGCAGGCCGCCAGCGCCGCGCTGATCCAGCGTGGCCCGGCCGAACCGAGTGTGGGTGAAGTGATGGGTGCGGCGGGGCTGACGGTCGGTGGTTTCTATGCGCACTTCGAAAGCAAGGATGCATTGATGCTGGAGGCCTTCACTCAGTTGCTGGCCAAGCGTCGTGCGTCGATTGATGACATGGACTCACAGCTGACCGGAGAGGAGCGCAGAAGCCTGGTGGCGGCGTTCTACCTGTCGCGCAAGCACCGTGACTCCACCGCCCAGGCCTGTCCGATCCCGGCCACTGTCGGCGAGATGAGCCGCCTGCCGGATGAGTTCCGCCAGGCGCTGAATGAGCACTGTGAGCTGATGGCCGCGCAGTTGGCCGCCAGCCCCGAGGACACCGACAAGGCCCTGGCTGACATGGCGCTGATGATCGGTGGCCTGGCCCTGGCCCGCGCCTTGGGACCGGGCGAGTTGTCTGACCGTGTGTTGCGCGCCGCCAAGTCGGCTGTGCGCTAG
- the gltX gene encoding glutamate--tRNA ligase: MTTVRTRIAPSPTGDPHVGTAYIALFNYCFAKQHGGEFILRIEDTDQLRSTRESEQQIFDALRWLGITWAEGPDVGGPHGPYRQSERSDIYKQYTQQLVDMGHAFPCFCTAEELDQMRAEQQARGETPRYDGRALLLSKEEVARRLAAGEPHVIRMKVPSEGVCVVPDMLRGDVEIPWDRMDMQVLMKTDGLPTYFLANVVDDHLMGITHVLRGEEWLPSAPKLILLYEYFGWEQPQLCYMPLLRNPDKSKLSKRKNPTSVTFYERMGFMPEAMLNYLGRMGWSMPDEREKFSLQEMVDNFDLSRVSLGGPIFDIEKLSWLNGQWLRDLPVEEFASRVQQWALNPEYMMKIAPLVQGRVETFSQVAPLASFFFAGGVNPDAKLFESKKLSGDQVRQLMQLILWKLESLRQWEKDAITATIQAVVESLELKLRDAMPLMFAAITGQASSVSVLDAMEILGPDLTRFRLRQALDLLGGVSKKENKEWEKLLGAIA, from the coding sequence ATGACCACCGTCCGCACGCGCATCGCGCCATCGCCTACTGGGGATCCCCACGTCGGCACTGCTTACATCGCCTTGTTCAACTACTGCTTTGCCAAGCAGCACGGCGGTGAGTTCATCCTGCGGATCGAAGACACCGACCAACTGCGCTCCACCCGCGAGTCGGAACAGCAGATTTTCGATGCTTTGCGCTGGCTGGGCATTACCTGGGCGGAAGGCCCGGATGTCGGCGGCCCGCACGGCCCGTATCGCCAGAGTGAGCGCAGCGACATCTACAAGCAGTACACCCAGCAGCTGGTCGACATGGGCCATGCGTTCCCGTGCTTCTGCACCGCCGAAGAACTGGACCAGATGCGCGCCGAGCAACAGGCCCGCGGCGAAACCCCGCGTTACGATGGCCGTGCGCTGCTGCTGTCGAAAGAAGAAGTGGCCCGTCGCCTGGCTGCCGGCGAGCCTCACGTAATCCGCATGAAAGTGCCGAGCGAAGGCGTGTGCGTGGTGCCGGACATGCTGCGCGGTGACGTCGAGATCCCGTGGGACCGCATGGACATGCAGGTGCTGATGAAGACCGACGGCTTGCCGACGTACTTCCTGGCCAACGTGGTCGACGACCACCTGATGGGCATCACTCACGTATTGCGCGGCGAAGAATGGCTGCCGTCGGCGCCCAAGCTGATCCTGCTCTACGAGTACTTCGGCTGGGAACAACCGCAGCTGTGCTACATGCCGCTGCTGCGTAACCCGGACAAGAGCAAGCTGTCCAAGCGCAAGAACCCGACCTCGGTGACCTTCTACGAGCGCATGGGCTTCATGCCGGAAGCGATGCTCAACTACCTGGGCCGCATGGGCTGGTCGATGCCGGACGAGCGCGAAAAGTTCTCGCTGCAGGAAATGGTCGACAACTTCGACCTGTCCCGTGTGTCGCTGGGCGGGCCGATTTTCGACATCGAGAAGCTGTCGTGGCTCAACGGTCAGTGGCTGCGTGATCTGCCGGTGGAAGAGTTCGCCAGCCGTGTGCAGCAGTGGGCGTTGAACCCAGAGTACATGATGAAGATTGCGCCGCTGGTGCAGGGCAGGGTGGAGACCTTCAGCCAGGTCGCACCGTTGGCCAGCTTCTTCTTTGCCGGTGGCGTGAACCCGGATGCCAAGCTGTTTGAATCCAAGAAGCTGTCGGGCGACCAGGTTCGCCAGTTGATGCAGTTGATCCTGTGGAAGCTGGAAAGCCTGCGCCAGTGGGAGAAGGATGCGATCACTGCGACGATCCAGGCGGTGGTGGAGTCCCTCGAATTGAAGCTACGCGACGCCATGCCGTTGATGTTTGCCGCGATCACCGGGCAGGCCAGTTCGGTGTCGGTGCTTGATGCGATGGAAATCCTGGGCCCGGACCTGACCCGTTTCCGTCTGCGCCAAGCCCTTGATTTGCTTGGTGGTGTATCGAAGAAAGAAAACAAAGAGTGGGAAAAGCTGCTGGGCGCCATCGCCTGA
- the uvrB gene encoding excinuclease ABC subunit UvrB, which translates to MSDFQLVTRFEPAGDQPEAIRQMVEGIEAGLAHQTLLGVTGSGKTFSIANVIAQINRPTLVLAPNKTLAAQLYGEFKAFFPNNAVEYFVSYYDYYQPEAYVPSSDTFIEKDASINDHIEQMRLSATKALLERKDAIIVTTVSCIYGLGSPETYLKMVLHVDRGDKLDQRELLRRLASLQYTRNDMDFARATFRVRGDVIDIYPAESDLEAIRIELFDDEVESLSAFDPLTGEVIRKLPRFTFYPKSHYVTPRETLMGAIEGIKVELAERLEYLRSNNKLVEAQRLEQRTRFDLEMILELGYCNGIENYSRYLSGRESGAPPPTLYDYLPPDALLVIDESHVSVPQVGAMYKGDRSRKETLVEYGFRLPSALDNRPMRFDEWEAISPQTIFVSATPGNYEAEHAGRVIEQLVRPTGLVDPEIEIRPALTQVDDLLSEITKRVALEERVLVTTLTKRMSEDLTDYLADHGVRVRYLHSDIDTVERVEIIRDLRLGTFDVLVGINLLREGLDMPEVSLVAILDADKEGFLRSERSLIQTIGRAARNLNGRAILYADRITGSMERAIGETQRRRDKQIAFNLENGITPKGVFKDVADIMEGATVPGSRSKKRKGMAKAAEESAKYENELRSPSEITKRIRQLEEKMYQLARDLEFEAAAQTRDEIGKLRERLLAV; encoded by the coding sequence ATGTCGGATTTCCAACTCGTCACCCGTTTTGAACCCGCTGGCGATCAGCCGGAAGCCATTCGCCAGATGGTCGAAGGCATCGAAGCCGGCCTGGCGCACCAGACGCTGCTCGGGGTGACCGGTTCGGGCAAGACCTTCAGCATCGCCAACGTGATCGCGCAGATCAACCGCCCCACCCTGGTGCTGGCGCCGAACAAGACCCTGGCCGCGCAGCTCTACGGCGAGTTCAAGGCGTTCTTTCCGAACAACGCGGTGGAGTACTTCGTTTCCTACTACGACTACTACCAGCCCGAAGCCTATGTGCCGTCCTCCGACACCTTTATCGAGAAGGATGCGTCGATCAACGACCACATCGAGCAGATGCGGCTGTCGGCGACCAAGGCGCTGTTGGAGCGCAAGGACGCGATCATCGTCACCACGGTGTCGTGCATCTACGGCCTGGGCAGCCCGGAAACCTATTTGAAGATGGTGCTGCACGTCGATCGCGGCGACAAACTCGATCAGCGTGAACTGCTGCGCCGCCTGGCCAGCCTGCAATACACCCGCAACGACATGGACTTCGCCCGCGCGACCTTCCGGGTGCGCGGCGACGTGATCGACATCTACCCGGCCGAATCCGACCTGGAAGCGATCCGCATCGAGCTGTTCGATGATGAAGTCGAGAGCCTGTCGGCCTTCGACCCGTTGACCGGCGAGGTGATCCGCAAGCTGCCGCGCTTCACCTTCTATCCGAAAAGCCACTACGTGACCCCGCGTGAAACCCTGATGGGCGCCATCGAGGGCATTAAGGTCGAGCTGGCCGAGCGCCTGGAGTACCTGCGTTCCAACAACAAACTGGTCGAAGCCCAGCGTTTGGAGCAGCGCACCCGCTTTGACCTGGAGATGATCCTGGAGCTGGGCTACTGCAACGGTATCGAAAACTACTCGCGCTACCTGTCGGGCCGCGAGTCCGGTGCGCCGCCGCCGACCCTCTACGATTACCTGCCGCCGGATGCGCTGCTGGTGATCGACGAATCCCACGTCAGCGTGCCGCAGGTCGGCGCGATGTATAAGGGAGACCGGTCGCGCAAAGAGACCTTGGTGGAGTACGGTTTCCGCCTGCCGTCGGCGCTGGATAACCGGCCGATGCGCTTTGATGAGTGGGAAGCCATCAGCCCGCAGACTATTTTTGTGTCCGCCACGCCCGGTAACTACGAGGCCGAGCATGCGGGCCGTGTGATCGAACAACTGGTGCGCCCGACCGGCCTGGTCGACCCGGAAATCGAAATCCGCCCGGCGTTGACCCAGGTCGACGACTTGCTTTCGGAAATCACCAAGCGCGTCGCGCTGGAAGAACGGGTGCTGGTCACCACGCTGACCAAGCGCATGTCCGAAGACTTGACCGACTACCTGGCCGACCACGGCGTGCGCGTGCGCTACCTGCACTCGGACATCGACACCGTGGAGCGCGTGGAGATCATCCGCGACCTGCGCCTGGGCACCTTCGATGTGCTGGTGGGGATCAACCTGCTGCGTGAAGGTTTGGACATGCCGGAGGTGTCGCTGGTGGCGATCCTCGATGCCGACAAAGAAGGCTTCTTGCGTTCCGAGCGCTCGCTGATCCAGACCATCGGTCGTGCCGCGCGTAACCTCAATGGCCGGGCGATCCTGTACGCCGACCGCATCACCGGTTCCATGGAGCGGGCGATTGGCGAGACCCAGCGTCGGCGCGACAAGCAGATCGCGTTCAACCTGGAAAATGGCATCACGCCCAAGGGCGTGTTCAAGGACGTTGCCGATATAATGGAAGGCGCCACCGTGCCGGGCTCGCGCAGCAAGAAGCGCAAGGGCATGGCCAAGGCCGCCGAAGAAAGCGCCAAGTACGAGAACGAACTGCGCTCGCCGAGTGAGATCACCAAGCGCATCCGGCAACTGGAAGAGAAGATGTACCAGCTGGCGCGGGATCTGGAGTTCGAAGCGGCGGCGCAGACGCGGGATGAGATCGGCAAGTTGCGTGAGCGCTTGCTGGCCGTCTGA
- a CDS encoding amino acid aminotransferase, whose amino-acid sequence MSLFSAVEMAPRDPILGLNEAFNADTRTTKVNLGVGVYCNEEGKIPLLRAVAEAEAIRVAQHAARGYLPIDGIAAYDKAVQTLLFGAESPLLSAGRVTTVQAVGGTGALKLGADFLKQLLPNAVVAISDPSWENHRALFETAGFPVQNYRYYDAATHDVNRAGLLEDLNALPPQSIVVLHACCHNPTGVDLSPADWQNVLDVVKAKNLVPFLDMAYQGFGDGIHEDAAAVRLFAESGLTFFVSSSFSKSFSLYGERVGALSIVGESKEESARILSQVKRVIRTNYSNPPTHGAAIVAAVLNSPELRAQWEAELAEMRLRIRGMREQMVAELAKAAPGHDFSFVGRQRGMFSYSGLTVEQVTRLRSEFGIYALDTGRICVAALNQSNIDAVTKAIVQVL is encoded by the coding sequence ATGAGCCTGTTCTCCGCTGTCGAAATGGCACCACGCGATCCTATCCTGGGCCTCAACGAAGCATTCAACGCCGATACACGAACCACCAAGGTCAACCTTGGCGTGGGCGTTTACTGCAACGAGGAGGGGAAGATTCCACTCTTGCGTGCCGTTGCCGAAGCGGAAGCCATTCGCGTGGCGCAACACGCCGCCCGTGGCTACCTGCCGATCGACGGCATCGCGGCCTACGACAAGGCCGTGCAAACCCTGCTGTTCGGCGCTGAATCGCCACTGCTCAGCGCTGGCCGCGTCACCACCGTACAAGCGGTCGGCGGCACTGGCGCGCTGAAGCTGGGGGCTGATTTCCTCAAGCAACTGCTGCCCAACGCCGTCGTCGCCATCAGCGACCCGAGCTGGGAAAACCACCGCGCCCTGTTCGAAACCGCCGGTTTCCCGGTGCAGAACTACCGCTACTACGACGCCGCCACCCACGACGTGAACCGTGCCGGCCTGCTCGAAGACCTCAACGCCCTGCCGCCGCAATCCATCGTGGTACTGCACGCCTGCTGCCACAACCCGACCGGCGTCGACCTGAGCCCGGCCGACTGGCAGAACGTGCTGGACGTGGTCAAGGCCAAGAACCTGGTGCCGTTCCTCGACATGGCCTACCAGGGCTTTGGCGACGGCATCCACGAAGACGCCGCAGCGGTGCGCCTGTTCGCTGAATCGGGCCTGACCTTCTTTGTGTCCAGCTCGTTCTCCAAGTCGTTCTCCCTGTACGGCGAACGGGTGGGCGCACTGTCCATCGTCGGCGAGTCCAAGGAAGAAAGCGCGCGCATCCTGTCCCAGGTCAAGCGTGTGATCCGCACCAACTACTCCAACCCGCCCACCCACGGCGCGGCGATTGTTGCCGCAGTGCTGAACAGCCCTGAGCTGCGCGCCCAGTGGGAAGCCGAACTGGCCGAAATGCGCCTGCGCATCCGTGGCATGCGTGAGCAGATGGTCGCCGAACTGGCCAAGGCCGCTCCAGGCCACGACTTCAGCTTCGTCGGCCGCCAGCGCGGGATGTTCTCCTACTCCGGCCTGACCGTTGAGCAAGTTACCCGCTTGCGCAGCGAATTCGGCATCTACGCACTGGATACCGGGCGTATCTGTGTGGCGGCGTTGAACCAGTCGAACATTGATGCAGTCACAAAGGCAATCGTTCAGGTGCTGTAA
- the ptrR gene encoding putrescine utilization regulator PtrR, giving the protein MDLVQLEIFKAVAEQGSISAAAQLIHRVPSNLTTRIKQLEQDLGVELFIREKSRLRLSPAGWNFLGYARRILDLVQEARATVAGDEPQGAFALGSLESTAAVRIPALLAAYNQKHTKVELDLSTGPSGTMIEGVLSGRLAAAFVDGPVLHATLEGVAVFEEEMVVIAPLHHAPIKRGQDVNGENIYTFRSNCSYRHHFERWFSQDGAVPGKIFEIESYHGMLACVSAGAGLALMPRSMLESMPGSAAVSVWPLTDNFRVLHTWLIWRRGTVSQSLNSFVKLLEERNQMWEGRCDDSTCSR; this is encoded by the coding sequence TTGGACCTGGTGCAGCTGGAAATCTTCAAGGCCGTTGCCGAGCAAGGCAGCATCAGCGCCGCCGCGCAGTTGATTCACCGCGTGCCGTCGAACCTGACCACGCGTATCAAGCAACTGGAGCAGGACCTGGGCGTGGAGCTGTTTATTCGTGAGAAAAGCCGCTTGCGCTTGTCGCCGGCGGGCTGGAATTTCCTCGGCTACGCGCGGCGCATCCTCGACCTGGTGCAGGAAGCCCGTGCGACGGTGGCGGGGGACGAGCCCCAGGGCGCGTTTGCCCTCGGTTCGCTGGAAAGCACGGCAGCGGTGCGTATCCCGGCGTTGCTCGCGGCGTACAACCAGAAACACACCAAGGTCGAGCTGGACCTGAGCACCGGACCGTCGGGCACGATGATCGAGGGGGTGTTGTCGGGGCGCCTGGCGGCGGCGTTTGTCGACGGGCCGGTGCTGCATGCCACGCTGGAAGGGGTGGCGGTGTTTGAAGAGGAGATGGTGGTGATTGCGCCGCTGCATCATGCGCCGATCAAGCGCGGCCAGGATGTGAACGGCGAGAACATCTACACCTTCCGTTCCAACTGCTCATACCGACACCATTTTGAACGCTGGTTTTCACAGGACGGCGCGGTGCCGGGCAAGATCTTCGAGATCGAGTCCTACCACGGCATGCTCGCCTGCGTCAGTGCCGGCGCCGGGCTGGCGCTGATGCCCCGCAGCATGCTGGAGAGCATGCCGGGGTCGGCGGCGGTGAGTGTGTGGCCGCTGACGGATAACTTCCGGGTTCTGCACACCTGGCTGATCTGGCGGCGGGGGACGGTGTCGCAGAGCCTGAACAGCTTCGTGAAGCTGTTGGAGGAACGCAATCAAATGTGGGAGGGGCGGTGCGACGATTCGACTTGCTCCCGATAG